The Cryptococcus gattii WM276 chromosome K, complete sequence genome contains the following window.
CCCGACCGGACAGTATCTTTATTAAATGTAGATCTGTTCACTCAGACAACAAATGTAAGACAAGATTGCAAAGGGGAGCCATACGAGCAGAAAGTCATTCATACAATATTGAATACATTGAAGGGAGTTGCGCGTTGCCGAGCGGGGGGATTTGATTGACGAAGAACTATTTGATGATGCATGATGTAATGTGCTTTTCGAGTGATGTGTCATGCTCATGGTGCGTGGGAATGGCCGATGAGTGATGAATGATTTTTTATCCCAATGTGTGCGGTACATTGCAGGGAGGCAAGGCACTTCTTCCCGTCCAGTTGCACAGCACACAATAAGATGGAAGTATTATGCTGTCAGTACATATACCTTCCACACAACACGGGCTTGATCATTCTTGTTTAATCGTGGTTGATGATATGGAGTAAAGTCTAAAGTAAAAGAATAGACTTTTGGAAACGAGACGCATACATTGACTATGTCATAACTGGATTGAGTTGATTAATGCAAAACGGGTGAACGATACATGATAAAAAATGCGAGGATAAGAACGAACAAGAACCGAAAAAAACCAGAAATTTACGTTACAAAATAATGTTTTCGGCGAAATACCAACATCACGCTTTCGACGCTTTTGAATCCCCAGCACTTTCGTGAGGTTTTTCACATGTGAAATCTCGAAATAGGGCTCGACCATTCGCTCCTCGATGTCCACATTGGTGGCCCTCCGATCTGCGGCTCAGGATGATAGTATAACACCCCATCCGGCGTCCTGGCGCAGCCAGGGTAGATCACCTCACCGTGCGTTACCGGCGTAAAACCTTCCCACCTCGCAGGGGTAGGCACGTACGGGTTATAAGCGTACCCAGGCGGTCCGGCGTTCGCAAATTGAGCTGGCTGAGGGCCTACTTGCATAGGGGGCCAGACTGGTGCAGCTGTGTAGGGGTCAGGCGTGTACATTCCTCGCGTCTCGGAATGAGAACTGGCATGACCAGCCGGATAATACGATGCTGGAGGATGGAGCTGGCCGTCGAACACACCGGCATCCTGAGGAGAAAAATCCGGAGGCTGAGCTTGGTAAGGGTATGGGGCTTGAGATGCTTGAGGATTATATGGCGGGTATGAAAGATGAGGCGGATGGCTAGAAGGATGTCCAGCAATAGGAGCTTGATATCGCAAGATGGCTTTACGAGGGTGACCTGCAGTTCCTACTTGTGGCTCAGCCGCAAGTGAATAAAACATGAGGTGCTATAATGATGATTGGTTAGGCACCATAACAGATTGTCATTACCAAAACCTACCTCTGGAGGAACTGAGTGAGGCGGGGAAAGGCTGTCATCATAAGGTGCAAGTAAGGCCCGGCTGCTGTCCCATTCCGTTTGCATGGCGGCCTGTACTAATTGACCATAAGTCGATGGCGAAGGCTGCTGGTACTGCGATGCTGGCTCCTTCAGCGTCGGTGCTGGGTATACATGTCCTGTTGAACCTCGCCGTCCGCCAAAATTCGAAGGAAGACGCGCGAGCTGTCTATTAAGTGACGCTGACCGTGCCAGAGACGAGTTGGAAGTCTGAGTGACTAAAGCGGAACGAAGGGGTCGGTCTTGAGAATATGATTGACTAGGCGGAGGAACTGAAAGATGGTCGTGGGGTAAAGGTGGCGGTATTGAATCCAAGAAGAAAGCATCCGCTGCTGATCGTTTTCTACTGCTCGGAGCAGCAGGGTAATCAGGACGCAGTCGCCTCGGTGGCGATGCTGATTTCGCTCGAGTGCCATAGGAGAACGTTGGAGTGCACACTAGATGGGCGCCGGATGGTGTCTGACCAGAATTCCACCTATGCTTTGCAGTAGTTGCTGCGCTACTTGGGCCCCGAGACAGCATGAATTCGTCCAACAACATCTTCCAGCGCTCGTACTCGTCTATTTTAACCCCTAACTCATAATTCAATCCAACGAGAAATTCGGTTTCCATACGCTAATTAAAAATGAGCTCGTGACATTCAAACCATTCCTAGAAACCCACGTTGATCTCAGTCAAAGGAATTCCTGCTAGCTCTGACCAAGTAGCGTTGGTATACGTATTACTGTTTCATCGTTAAAGATGGCCAGTCATTGAATCATAAGCAACTCACTCATCCAAATATTTATTGGCCAACATCAAAGCAGCCACGAATGGCCTATTTTCACTGCCGGGCGTGGAGTAGAACACGTTCCTCATTTTCAGTCGATAGACATAGAGTACTGCCACTAAAGTCACGCTGTGTGAGACCATAGTGACCTGAAGGAGCCTAGCCACGAATTCACTGAAAACAGAAGAGGGTTGGACCATCAGTTGCGAAATGCGTTGAGGATGATATGTAGGATCAAATGGATCTAGGATAGAGGAGTTTGAAGGCGAAATGGGGGAAGGTGGTTGCTGTTGTTGGAACTGACCATACCAAAGCCAGACAATCATTTGGGCTGTATGCGGATTAGATTCATCATGTAAAAGGGAGGGAAAACACTCACCGACATAGGATGCAAGAGGTGTTTGAATGCCAGGAAGAGCCGCCAAGGATCCAGTCTGAGCCATGTTCATGTCCATCTTGGTCTTCTTTTTTGGCCTTTTGACTTGTAACAAAGCGTCTGGGGATATGAGCGGTGAATGAGTCTGCGGAATGAAATTTTTTGGTATCCTCTGAGATGTATCTGCTGGTGTGTAGTTGGAAGGAAAGTGGTAATCCTCGAGAGCGTGTGTGGCGATTGGGGATGAAAACTCATGTGATTTCCCTAAAGGTGAGAAGGGCAGTGCAGAAAAACTACGTTTAACACTCGAATTTTGTTCTAGAGGGTCGAGTGGGTGCTCTAGCTTTCGGGTCAAACCACGATCGATGAGAGAAAGGGAGTcgagatggaaagaaggggGGGTTGCAAGTACGGGAAagctggaagaagaggtggcAGTGTGAGCTCGAGTAGGTGGCCTCTCGTCTTGGGGCGACATGGAGAAGGGCGAGGATGAAGTGTGGGGCTGACCAGGCCGGGGATATATTCTTCCCATGTAATGTATGCAGTCCGGAGGTagaaagaaggatggaaggCGTTGTCAAGAATGTTGAGGGGATGACTGGACTGAGATGGACTAGACCAAGCTAGCGGATATAGCAAGCAGCAGAGTTGAGTAATATTATGAGGCTCTTGTGCAGAATCCAAGGTCTTTTGTTGTTCCTTTGGTCTGGTTGATTGATGGGCGCAGATTATGAGTGATGATGCTCAGTGCTCAGAATGATCTCAGAATGATCGCTGTGCGACAACAACTCACAGCTTCGGCCCCTCCATCCAATACCAGCCTCGTATCCTTCCTCGTCTGACGAGATCTCCGTCTAATCGAACGCAAAACCTGAAGTCGTCCGGGTTGGGCTAACGTACAGACAATGCGACTGCTCCACAAATTACTAGTCTCCACCTGACCGAAGGCACTGTTCTGCTCTCCTTTTCTGTTCTCACAGGGTCCAATCTGTATGCTTTTTATCGCCTCGGTAACAATCAGTCTAGCCTTCAGGTATGAGCGAATTGTCCGCTGTGTATGAAGGTCAACAGGGACACCCAATAATCGGATTAGCACGCCCTATGTTGCCGAGGGCTGAAGTTTTATGACTGCTGGTCCAACGACTGGCTGCCCGAAAAGCCAATTGTGTTTCGCTGCGTACGCACGTCGCTATCCGTCGCGACAGGGAAAATTGATTTGATGGCGAGATGCGAAGCGGTGATGAACAAGGGAGGGCAATGGCGATAACAATTTGATGCGAGAGCAGTCAAGGGAAGGTTTAAATCTTGCCCGCGGATCGtgtggagaaggagagaaCGACCGAAAGGACTGTAATAGCACGCAAGGTTCAGGGGAACAGGCGATACCGGGAAGCACAGAGTAAGCTCGTAGTTCATACTATAATCATGAACAGATTTCGGGGTGTGTATGTTCCGTGGAATGGAACAGAAAAATCAAAGCCAGAGTGATAACACATGCCGTGGTAAGGCTGCATTATTTCAATAGCCTCCCCCATGATCACCCCCATGACATATAAGGGTATCCTCCAAGGAAAGATATTTAAGAAAGACTCACGCCTGTCCTTAACCTGATGCTTGTTATTCCTATCCAAATATATGTTTTTCCGAATTGATCAACACAGCTCTGTTGATTGAGCACAGGGCAACCTGGATAGTCTCCAGAACACCCTTGTACTGACGGTTTACTGTATGATCGAGGAAACTACACGGGAGTGTTCCGTATCAACCTTGGTCGCTGCCgtattatttattattcCCGCCTGCTTTGGCCAGTTGGTCGACTGCGAAAACCTAAATATATAATGAACTCGTAAGCGTATGACTTCGCTCTGCCCTGCTACTTCCAAGCCAGCTCAAAGCTCGAAGGAAAGAACAACGAAGATCTGCCTCGTCATTCCCCTCGATCAGCGTCGTGAAGACACATTTTCGGCGAGACAAAGGGGCTGATGATTCTTCCAACATGCATCGTCCAGCATCGGGACTTGGGATGTTTAGGTCGGGGCAAATAATACTACGCACTGATTACAGGTCCACTAAAACGGTCTCCCTCCGTTCTCTGCTAAGGCCACAACACAGCCCAGAAACACCACAAGCTACAACAGCCGTAAGCCGTGCAGGTGCCGAACGCGCGAGATTATTCGATCTCGTATCTCGATGACCTCTTTGATGGTGGCGTTGTGTACTTTTTTATCACCGGGTAGCCGTCCGTGCGCACAGGTAACCGTACGCGGAAATGTTGGGGTAACTCGTGTCTTTTATGCTGCTTTTTGAAATTTGTCGTCGTACGTTCTAGATGGTCGGTTTGGGACGTCGTGGTATCGTAACTGTTTGTTTGATGAAGATAGACAACAACagcgatgatgaggatgacgaTGTAAATAGCTGAAGATTGGAAGAAGGCACAAACTGACAGCAGTACAATACAGATACAAGCAGGAGATTCGGACGTGAAGTATTGGACGCAGTACGTAGTATAGGCAGCGGGCAGTTGTTGGTTGGTGTAATAGTATTAGCACGCTCCAGCCCCCAGCAGCACGGGCTATGCAGCCCGATATAGGGCAAATAATAATGTTCAGCGGTGGCACAAAGCAAAGCGTACAGGATCGCATCGCTTCCGATCTCTTTCCTTCCGCCTCCAGTGGCAAGCAGATAGCCCTAATGTAGTCACCAGCTAAACTGAAACCTGAGATCTAAAACTCGTGACTGCGGCCCAGAATTTTGGTGGTGGTAATAATCCGGTGGAGTTACACATCTCACGTCAAAGGTCAAAGGTTAAATACCCGACTCCTTATTTTTACATTCTTGCATGCATTTATTGTTGTTTGTAGCTTGCCTCTTTGGACGTTGGGCGTTCCCGTTGCTCTTCGTTAGCGCTTTGCGCTTTTTGCTTTTTGCTTTTTGTGTCTGCTGTCCGTTGAACACCTCTACTCACCGCGTGCGCAACATACACAAATAAATCTACAAAGTGCGGCAAGCCCCATCATCAAACACAGTGGAGCGCAGCCGCAGCGGTGTAAAGGTCGTGGAGCATCATTCAATCATCGTGGATCATGGAGCAAGGGGGGACGTGTATTACATGAAATACTATGAAATAAAGGGACTCGGACTTAGTTTTAGTGTGGCGTGTGCGCGGCCCGAAATGAAGAACAAGGAACAAGGGACAAAAGGCATGTACGCGTACCGTTCCTTAAAGCCTTGGGCTTAGTCATTGATCGTGTCGTGCAGCTAATTGTTGTGTATCTAAATGTATACGTACTTCTTGATACTCAACATGTTGACATGCTTGGCTTTCGTACAGGCTACAGGAGTAATAGAAGGATAATAAAGGAATGCTGCGATGGCTGCTGGGCCCTCTTCCCGTTCAACgttcttctttttttgATGTACAGTTTATAGCGAGTACCGTGAAATCTTGGCTCGATTGTGCGCGTCAAAAATTCTGGAGGGGCCCGTCGTCCGATTATTTGACAACAATCCCAAGTACAGCAGCAACCGTATCTTAACTTACTCCCCTTTTTAAAATTTCCACGCCCCTTGTTTCGTATCCCATACGTCATCTATAGTTAGATTTCTTTTAATTCGTCCTGTCATCTCCTAGTATAGTCCGAATAAAGGATTATGTTATATAAAGAGCAGCAGAAGAGACTGGGTTAATAATAAATGTCTAAAATTCTTGCTTAACATCCACGTACCTGAATTCGCTACCGAATAATTGACAACCGAAAGCCCGAATGTGCTTGTATCGTGCATGGAACCGCTAATGACTAGCACTCACTTCCTGTAATTTTGTTGCAATACTTCGTCTAGAATCGCTTGACGCATAACGTGAAGCA
Protein-coding sequences here:
- a CDS encoding Hypothetical protein (Similar to SGTC gene model, INSD accession EAL18188.1; CNBK2060) → MGRIYPRPGQPHTSSSPFSMSPQDERPPTRAHTATSSSSFPVLATPPSFHLDSLSLIDRGLTRKLEHPLDPLEQNSSVKRSFSALPFSPLGKSHEFSSPIATHALEDYHFPSNYTPADTSQRIPKNFIPQTHSPLISPDALLQVKRPKKKTKMDMNMAQTGSLAALPGIQTPLASYVAQMIVWLWYGQFQQQQPPSPISPSNSSILDPFDPTYHPQRISQLMVQPSSVFSEFVARLLQVTMVSHSVTLVAVLYVYRLKMRNVFYSTPGSENRPFVAALMLANKYLDDNTYTNATWSELAGIPLTEINRMETEFLVGLNYELGVKIDEYERWKMLLDEFMLSRGPSSAATTAKHRWNSGQTPSGAHLVCTPTFSYGTRAKSASPPRRLRPDYPAAPSSRKRSAADAFFLDSIPPPLPHDHLSVPPPSQSYSQDRPLRSALVTQTSNSSLARSASLNRQLARLPSNFGGRRGSTGHVYPAPTLKEPASQYQQPSPSTYGQLVQAAMQTEWDSSRALLAPYDDSLSPPHSVPPEHLMFYSLAAEPQVGTAGHPRKAILRYQAPIAGHPSSHPPHLSYPPYNPQASQAPYPYQAQPPDFSPQDAGVFDGQLHPPASYYPAGHASSHSETRGMYTPDPYTAAPVWPPMQVGPQPAQFANAGPPGYAYNPYVPTPARWEGFTPVTHGEVIYPGCARTPDGVLYYHPEPQIGGPPMWTSRSEWSSPISRFHM